One window of the Ammospiza nelsoni isolate bAmmNel1 chromosome 2, bAmmNel1.pri, whole genome shotgun sequence genome contains the following:
- the RDX gene encoding radixin isoform X1, which yields MPKPINVRVTTMDAELEFAIQPNTTGKQLFDQVVKTVGLREVWFFGLQYVDSKGYSTWLKLNKKVTQQDVRKENPLQFKFRAKFFPEDVSEELIQEITQRLFFLQVKESILNDEIYCPPETAVLLASYAVQSKYGDYSKEIHKLGYLANDRLLPQRVLEQHKLTKEQWEERIQNWHEEHRGMLREDSMMEYLKIAQDLEMYGVNYFEIKNKKGTELWLGVDALGLNIYEHDDKLTPKIGFPWSEIRNISFNDKKFVIKPIDKKAPDFVFYAPRLRINKRILALCMGNHELYMRRRKPDTIEVQQMKAQAREEKHQKQLERAQLENEKKKREIAEKEKERIEREKEELMERLRQIEEQTMKAQKELEEQTRKALELDQERKRAKEEAERLEKERRAAEVAKAALAKQAADQMKNQEQLAAEIAEFTAKIALLEEAKKKKEEEASEWQHKAFAAQEDLEKTKEELKSVMSAPPPPPPPPVIPPTENEHDEHDENNAEASAELSSDGVMNHRSEEERVTETQKNERVKKQLQALSSELAQARDETKKTQNDVLHAENVKAGRDKYKTLRQIRQGNTKQRIDEFEAMLQKYDLLQPLG from the exons atgccGAAACCA ATCAATGTCAGAGTAACCACAATGGATGCAGAGTTGGAATTTGCCATCCAGCCCAATACAACAGGCAAGCAGCTCTTTGACCAG GTGGTGAAAACTGTTGGTCTTCGTGAAGTCTGGTTTTTTGGGCTGCAGTACGTGGACAGCAAAGGCTACTCAACTTGGCTGAAGCTAAATAAAAAG GTAACACAGCAAGATGTACGGAAAGAAAATCCTTTGCAGTTTAAGTTCAGGGCCAAGTTTTTTCCAGAGGATGTATCTGAAGAATTAATTCAGGAAATAACTCAGagacttttcttcctgcaaGTCAAAGAGTCAATCTTAAATGATGAAATATATTGCCCACCAGAAACTGCAGTTCTTCTGGCTTCCTATGCTGTCCAGTCCAAGTATGGAGATTACAGTAAGGAGATCCATAAGCTGGGCTACCTAGCCAATGACAGGCTTCTCCCCCAGCG TGTGTTAGAACAGCACAAACTGACAAAAGAACAGTGGGAAGAAAGAATACAGAACTGGCATGAAGAGCACAGGGGAATGTTAAG GGAAGATTCTATGATGGAATACCTTAAGATAGCACAAGACTTGGAAATGTATGGAGTCaactattttgaaataaagaataaaaaaggaactgAATTGTGGCTAGGAGTTGATGCTTTGGGTCTGAATATTTATGAGCACGATGATAA GCTGACACCCAAGATTGGTTTTCCTTGGAGCGAAATAAGAAACATCTCTTTTAACGACAAAAAATTTGTCATAAAGCCAATTGACAAAAAGGCCCCT gattttgttttttatgcACCCCGTCTGAGAATTAACAAGCGAATTTTGGCACTGTGTATGGGAAATCATGAATTGTACATGAGAAGGAGGAAACCTGATACAATTGAAGTGCAACAGATGAAGGCCCAAGCTAGAGAAGAGAAACATCAGAAACAATTGGAAAG agcacaattagaaaatgagaagaaaaaaagggagatagcagaaaaggaaaaggaaagaatagaGCGTGAAAAGGAGGAATTAATGGAGCGCTTAAGACAAATTGAGGAGCAAACAATGAAAGCTCAGAAAG AGCTAGAGGAGCAGACCCGAAAGGCTCTAGAACTGGATCAAGAACGGAAGCGTGCAAAAGAGGAAGCAGAACGCCTGGAAAAAGAGCGTCGAGCAGCTGAAGTAGCCAAAGCTGCTCTAGCCAAGCAGGCAGCTGATCAAATGAAGAACCAGGAGCAGCTA gcAGCAGAAATTGCTGAATTCACAGCCAAGATTGCACTTCTAGAGGAggccaagaaaaagaaagaagaggaagcTTCAGAATGGCAGCACAAA GCTTTTGCAGCCCAAGAGGACTTGGAAAAGACCAAAGAAGAACTGAAATCTGTGATGTCTGctcctccaccacctcccccCCCACCAGTTATTCCTCCAACAGAGAATGAACACGATGAACATGATGAGAACAATGCTGAAGCCAGTGCAGAACTGTCTTCTGATGGTGTCATGAATCACAGGAGTGAGGAAGAACGGgtaacagaaacacagaaaaatgaacGTGTTAAGAAACAGCTCCAG GCTTTAAGTTCAGAGTTGGCTCAAGCCAGAGATGAAaccaagaaaacacaaaatgatGTCCTTCATGCTGAGAATGTAAAAGCAGGCCGCGATAAGTACAAGACTCTCCGGCAAATCCGACAAGGCAATACAAAGCAGCGTATTGATGAGTTTGAAGCAAT GTTACAAAAGTACGATCTCTTGCAACCCTTAGGATAG
- the RDX gene encoding radixin isoform X3 — protein MPKPINVRVTTMDAELEFAIQPNTTGKQLFDQVVKTVGLREVWFFGLQYVDSKGYSTWLKLNKKVTQQDVRKENPLQFKFRAKFFPEDVSEELIQEITQRLFFLQVKESILNDEIYCPPETAVLLASYAVQSKYGDYSKEIHKLGYLANDRLLPQRVLEQHKLTKEQWEERIQNWHEEHRGMLREDSMMEYLKIAQDLEMYGVNYFEIKNKKGTELWLGVDALGLNIYEHDDKLTPKIGFPWSEIRNISFNDKKFVIKPIDKKAPDFVFYAPRLRINKRILALCMGNHELYMRRRKPDTIEVQQMKAQAREEKHQKQLERAQLENEKKKREIAEKEKERIEREKEELMERLRQIEEQTMKAQKELEEQTRKALELDQERKRAKEEAERLEKERRAAEVAKAALAKQAADQMKNQEQLAAEIAEFTAKIALLEEAKKKKEEEASEWQHKAFAAQEDLEKTKEELKSVMSAPPPPPPPPVIPPTENEHDEHDENNAEASAELSSDGVMNHRSEEERVTETQKNERVKKQLQALSSELAQARDETKKTQNDVLHAENVKAGRDKYKTLRQIRQGNTKQRIDEFEAM, from the exons atgccGAAACCA ATCAATGTCAGAGTAACCACAATGGATGCAGAGTTGGAATTTGCCATCCAGCCCAATACAACAGGCAAGCAGCTCTTTGACCAG GTGGTGAAAACTGTTGGTCTTCGTGAAGTCTGGTTTTTTGGGCTGCAGTACGTGGACAGCAAAGGCTACTCAACTTGGCTGAAGCTAAATAAAAAG GTAACACAGCAAGATGTACGGAAAGAAAATCCTTTGCAGTTTAAGTTCAGGGCCAAGTTTTTTCCAGAGGATGTATCTGAAGAATTAATTCAGGAAATAACTCAGagacttttcttcctgcaaGTCAAAGAGTCAATCTTAAATGATGAAATATATTGCCCACCAGAAACTGCAGTTCTTCTGGCTTCCTATGCTGTCCAGTCCAAGTATGGAGATTACAGTAAGGAGATCCATAAGCTGGGCTACCTAGCCAATGACAGGCTTCTCCCCCAGCG TGTGTTAGAACAGCACAAACTGACAAAAGAACAGTGGGAAGAAAGAATACAGAACTGGCATGAAGAGCACAGGGGAATGTTAAG GGAAGATTCTATGATGGAATACCTTAAGATAGCACAAGACTTGGAAATGTATGGAGTCaactattttgaaataaagaataaaaaaggaactgAATTGTGGCTAGGAGTTGATGCTTTGGGTCTGAATATTTATGAGCACGATGATAA GCTGACACCCAAGATTGGTTTTCCTTGGAGCGAAATAAGAAACATCTCTTTTAACGACAAAAAATTTGTCATAAAGCCAATTGACAAAAAGGCCCCT gattttgttttttatgcACCCCGTCTGAGAATTAACAAGCGAATTTTGGCACTGTGTATGGGAAATCATGAATTGTACATGAGAAGGAGGAAACCTGATACAATTGAAGTGCAACAGATGAAGGCCCAAGCTAGAGAAGAGAAACATCAGAAACAATTGGAAAG agcacaattagaaaatgagaagaaaaaaagggagatagcagaaaaggaaaaggaaagaatagaGCGTGAAAAGGAGGAATTAATGGAGCGCTTAAGACAAATTGAGGAGCAAACAATGAAAGCTCAGAAAG AGCTAGAGGAGCAGACCCGAAAGGCTCTAGAACTGGATCAAGAACGGAAGCGTGCAAAAGAGGAAGCAGAACGCCTGGAAAAAGAGCGTCGAGCAGCTGAAGTAGCCAAAGCTGCTCTAGCCAAGCAGGCAGCTGATCAAATGAAGAACCAGGAGCAGCTA gcAGCAGAAATTGCTGAATTCACAGCCAAGATTGCACTTCTAGAGGAggccaagaaaaagaaagaagaggaagcTTCAGAATGGCAGCACAAA GCTTTTGCAGCCCAAGAGGACTTGGAAAAGACCAAAGAAGAACTGAAATCTGTGATGTCTGctcctccaccacctcccccCCCACCAGTTATTCCTCCAACAGAGAATGAACACGATGAACATGATGAGAACAATGCTGAAGCCAGTGCAGAACTGTCTTCTGATGGTGTCATGAATCACAGGAGTGAGGAAGAACGGgtaacagaaacacagaaaaatgaacGTGTTAAGAAACAGCTCCAG GCTTTAAGTTCAGAGTTGGCTCAAGCCAGAGATGAAaccaagaaaacacaaaatgatGTCCTTCATGCTGAGAATGTAAAAGCAGGCCGCGATAAGTACAAGACTCTCCGGCAAATCCGACAAGGCAATACAAAGCAGCGTATTGATGAGTTTGAAGCAATGTGA
- the RDX gene encoding radixin isoform X4 → MQSWNLPSSPIQQASSSLTSVLEQHKLTKEQWEERIQNWHEEHRGMLREDSMMEYLKIAQDLEMYGVNYFEIKNKKGTELWLGVDALGLNIYEHDDKLTPKIGFPWSEIRNISFNDKKFVIKPIDKKAPDFVFYAPRLRINKRILALCMGNHELYMRRRKPDTIEVQQMKAQAREEKHQKQLERAQLENEKKKREIAEKEKERIEREKEELMERLRQIEEQTMKAQKELEEQTRKALELDQERKRAKEEAERLEKERRAAEVAKAALAKQAADQMKNQEQLAAEIAEFTAKIALLEEAKKKKEEEASEWQHKAFAAQEDLEKTKEELKSVMSAPPPPPPPPVIPPTENEHDEHDENNAEASAELSSDGVMNHRSEEERVTETQKNERVKKQLQALSSELAQARDETKKTQNDVLHAENVKAGRDKYKTLRQIRQGNTKQRIDEFEAM, encoded by the exons ATGCAGAGTTGGAATTTGCCATCCAGCCCAATACAACAGGCAAGCAGCTCTTTGACCAG TGTGTTAGAACAGCACAAACTGACAAAAGAACAGTGGGAAGAAAGAATACAGAACTGGCATGAAGAGCACAGGGGAATGTTAAG GGAAGATTCTATGATGGAATACCTTAAGATAGCACAAGACTTGGAAATGTATGGAGTCaactattttgaaataaagaataaaaaaggaactgAATTGTGGCTAGGAGTTGATGCTTTGGGTCTGAATATTTATGAGCACGATGATAA GCTGACACCCAAGATTGGTTTTCCTTGGAGCGAAATAAGAAACATCTCTTTTAACGACAAAAAATTTGTCATAAAGCCAATTGACAAAAAGGCCCCT gattttgttttttatgcACCCCGTCTGAGAATTAACAAGCGAATTTTGGCACTGTGTATGGGAAATCATGAATTGTACATGAGAAGGAGGAAACCTGATACAATTGAAGTGCAACAGATGAAGGCCCAAGCTAGAGAAGAGAAACATCAGAAACAATTGGAAAG agcacaattagaaaatgagaagaaaaaaagggagatagcagaaaaggaaaaggaaagaatagaGCGTGAAAAGGAGGAATTAATGGAGCGCTTAAGACAAATTGAGGAGCAAACAATGAAAGCTCAGAAAG AGCTAGAGGAGCAGACCCGAAAGGCTCTAGAACTGGATCAAGAACGGAAGCGTGCAAAAGAGGAAGCAGAACGCCTGGAAAAAGAGCGTCGAGCAGCTGAAGTAGCCAAAGCTGCTCTAGCCAAGCAGGCAGCTGATCAAATGAAGAACCAGGAGCAGCTA gcAGCAGAAATTGCTGAATTCACAGCCAAGATTGCACTTCTAGAGGAggccaagaaaaagaaagaagaggaagcTTCAGAATGGCAGCACAAA GCTTTTGCAGCCCAAGAGGACTTGGAAAAGACCAAAGAAGAACTGAAATCTGTGATGTCTGctcctccaccacctcccccCCCACCAGTTATTCCTCCAACAGAGAATGAACACGATGAACATGATGAGAACAATGCTGAAGCCAGTGCAGAACTGTCTTCTGATGGTGTCATGAATCACAGGAGTGAGGAAGAACGGgtaacagaaacacagaaaaatgaacGTGTTAAGAAACAGCTCCAG GCTTTAAGTTCAGAGTTGGCTCAAGCCAGAGATGAAaccaagaaaacacaaaatgatGTCCTTCATGCTGAGAATGTAAAAGCAGGCCGCGATAAGTACAAGACTCTCCGGCAAATCCGACAAGGCAATACAAAGCAGCGTATTGATGAGTTTGAAGCAATGTGA
- the RDX gene encoding radixin isoform X2 — protein sequence MPKPINVRVTTMDAELEFAIQPNTTGKQLFDQVVKTVGLREVWFFGLQYVDSKGYSTWLKLNKKVTQQDVRKENPLQFKFRAKFFPEDVSEELIQEITQRLFFLQVKESILNDEIYCPPETAVLLASYAVQSKYGDYSKEIHKLGYLANDRLLPQRVLEQHKLTKEQWEERIQNWHEEHRGMLREDSMMEYLKIAQDLEMYGVNYFEIKNKKGTELWLGVDALGLNIYEHDDKLTPKIGFPWSEIRNISFNDKKFVIKPIDKKAPDFVFYAPRLRINKRILALCMGNHELYMRRRKPDTIEVQQMKAQAREEKHQKQLERAQLENEKKKREIAEKEKERIEREKEELMERLRQIEEQTMKAQKELEEQTRKALELDQERKRAKEEAERLEKERRAAEVAKAALAKQAADQMKNQEQLAAEIAEFTAKIALLEEAKKKKEEEASEWQHKAFAAQEDLEKTKEELKSVMSAPPPPPPPPVIPPTENEHDEHDENNAEASAELSSDGVMNHRSEEERVTETQKNERVKKQLQALSSELAQARDETKKTQNDVLHAENVKAGRDKYKTLRQIRQGNTKQRIDEFEAIHL from the exons atgccGAAACCA ATCAATGTCAGAGTAACCACAATGGATGCAGAGTTGGAATTTGCCATCCAGCCCAATACAACAGGCAAGCAGCTCTTTGACCAG GTGGTGAAAACTGTTGGTCTTCGTGAAGTCTGGTTTTTTGGGCTGCAGTACGTGGACAGCAAAGGCTACTCAACTTGGCTGAAGCTAAATAAAAAG GTAACACAGCAAGATGTACGGAAAGAAAATCCTTTGCAGTTTAAGTTCAGGGCCAAGTTTTTTCCAGAGGATGTATCTGAAGAATTAATTCAGGAAATAACTCAGagacttttcttcctgcaaGTCAAAGAGTCAATCTTAAATGATGAAATATATTGCCCACCAGAAACTGCAGTTCTTCTGGCTTCCTATGCTGTCCAGTCCAAGTATGGAGATTACAGTAAGGAGATCCATAAGCTGGGCTACCTAGCCAATGACAGGCTTCTCCCCCAGCG TGTGTTAGAACAGCACAAACTGACAAAAGAACAGTGGGAAGAAAGAATACAGAACTGGCATGAAGAGCACAGGGGAATGTTAAG GGAAGATTCTATGATGGAATACCTTAAGATAGCACAAGACTTGGAAATGTATGGAGTCaactattttgaaataaagaataaaaaaggaactgAATTGTGGCTAGGAGTTGATGCTTTGGGTCTGAATATTTATGAGCACGATGATAA GCTGACACCCAAGATTGGTTTTCCTTGGAGCGAAATAAGAAACATCTCTTTTAACGACAAAAAATTTGTCATAAAGCCAATTGACAAAAAGGCCCCT gattttgttttttatgcACCCCGTCTGAGAATTAACAAGCGAATTTTGGCACTGTGTATGGGAAATCATGAATTGTACATGAGAAGGAGGAAACCTGATACAATTGAAGTGCAACAGATGAAGGCCCAAGCTAGAGAAGAGAAACATCAGAAACAATTGGAAAG agcacaattagaaaatgagaagaaaaaaagggagatagcagaaaaggaaaaggaaagaatagaGCGTGAAAAGGAGGAATTAATGGAGCGCTTAAGACAAATTGAGGAGCAAACAATGAAAGCTCAGAAAG AGCTAGAGGAGCAGACCCGAAAGGCTCTAGAACTGGATCAAGAACGGAAGCGTGCAAAAGAGGAAGCAGAACGCCTGGAAAAAGAGCGTCGAGCAGCTGAAGTAGCCAAAGCTGCTCTAGCCAAGCAGGCAGCTGATCAAATGAAGAACCAGGAGCAGCTA gcAGCAGAAATTGCTGAATTCACAGCCAAGATTGCACTTCTAGAGGAggccaagaaaaagaaagaagaggaagcTTCAGAATGGCAGCACAAA GCTTTTGCAGCCCAAGAGGACTTGGAAAAGACCAAAGAAGAACTGAAATCTGTGATGTCTGctcctccaccacctcccccCCCACCAGTTATTCCTCCAACAGAGAATGAACACGATGAACATGATGAGAACAATGCTGAAGCCAGTGCAGAACTGTCTTCTGATGGTGTCATGAATCACAGGAGTGAGGAAGAACGGgtaacagaaacacagaaaaatgaacGTGTTAAGAAACAGCTCCAG GCTTTAAGTTCAGAGTTGGCTCAAGCCAGAGATGAAaccaagaaaacacaaaatgatGTCCTTCATGCTGAGAATGTAAAAGCAGGCCGCGATAAGTACAAGACTCTCCGGCAAATCCGACAAGGCAATACAAAGCAGCGTATTGATGAGTTTGAAGCAAT CCACCTGTGA